One part of the Caldisericum sp. genome encodes these proteins:
- a CDS encoding transposase, whose translation MITLQCLLEFSSNQDREVLLDLMRRFSSAERYAYKRLLEGQERKELKKDISRLFDINTRYSDDAIFLANSMIESCNERQQNHKKTIFGSRKIFEKLNKNHLNGSRKEELKTKWRES comes from the coding sequence ATGATAACTCTACAGTGCTTGCTTGAGTTTAGCAGTAATCAGGATAGAGAAGTTCTTTTAGATTTGATGCGTAGATTTTCATCAGCAGAGAGATACGCATACAAAAGGCTGCTAGAAGGTCAAGAAAGAAAAGAGCTTAAAAAGGATATATCAAGATTGTTTGACATAAACACAAGGTATTCAGATGATGCGATATTCTTAGCAAATTCGATGATTGAATCATGTAATGAGAGACAACAAAATCATAAGAAAACGATATTTGGATCAAGAAAAATATTTGAGAAATTAAACAAAAATCATCTAAATGGTAGTAGAAAAGAAGAATTAAAAACAAAATGGAGAGAAAGTA